One window of Flavobacteriales bacterium genomic DNA carries:
- a CDS encoding gliding motility-associated C-terminal domain-containing protein: MKKYFLFIFIFVNVFVLKTNAQIDTAFWFVAPEVWQGHDDRPIYLRFASFDSPATITISQPANALFPTQSLNLNANDAQSIDLTPWIDMIENKPVNSVLNYGLYISSTTPVTAYYEEASINNPDLFSLKGNNALGTEFYTPFQDLVNSYYTESKAGIDIVATEDNTVIQITPTKSLVGHPANTEFTINLNKGQTYSLRSASTLSYLRPSGTYISSNKPISVTVSDDSILGSSYYGGLAYDLLGDQIIPINKMGQEYIAIKGQLNSDDKIYITASEDNTDIFSGTTLVDNIDAGETYELSLSNSSIYFSASKPVIALHMTGYGSEVCGAILPTINCTGSQDVSFIRSGDNPFFKLNLLVKSGGEGNFSFNGNTNLITSSDFNNVPNTGGEWKFASISDPTFVQILQNSNITNSSDYFHVGIIMGRTSSSRYGYFSNFNTFKHEITTSSESYCDGESIVLSGESLPNVNYIWEGPNGFSASGNNYDLGSVSLIDSGAYILTGDIGECEVRSDTLNLFIIPKDDASFTISNFCQDSTNTAIVTGLENGTFTLLNSTDGAIINPVNGELSNTTTGISYQVMYKTNGACPDSLTQNVEALDYDDASFTIDDFCFGENNIAEISGVTGGHFSLSVNPNGAYIDSTNGEISNTTPESIYTVQYNTLGSLSSCPNYSQQIVEVFPIPNNPNTITSYDYCIGEQALPISILPSDFNSSIQWYSDSSLTSLIIQSDTYQIPSNLGTTTVFVTETSVNNCQSTPTLISQNTYPLPTIFAGNDIELCYGENVTLNGSGGINYIWNNGIQNNVSFVPDVGLNEYIVTANNNFNCFDSDTIEVLINPNPIPYAGIDENVCGLEYQLQANDNGNLGYWSATDANLASPNSASTNVLNNFFGLNTFVWHETNSFGCESSSSVSISFFEEPNVNILEDTTFGCENEIVEVEGYSSNATSYLWSTSGSGTFENTDQSITEYIYSSEDIDNQEITLYLRSQLGGCYWSDTSLLILNKIPRVTISSDEFLCYPDSSISLNISSSGNNPLSYNLNLNNQLYSSFSNLSSGEDSISISGLGFYQITNLKDAFCEGENSGEFNLILKNRPLAKFSLYPRETSISEPTVYVNDQSLFANYYEWSFGDSSNLSFEMDTYHEYQEAGIFEITLHVENEFGCKDSISNKVIINPEFELFIPNAFTPDGDNINDSFLCKGYGIDSFSISILNRWGQIVFSSNDINTQWDGENAINGVYAYRIEVIDLIGKLHFFEGEVSMLR, translated from the coding sequence TTGAAAAAGTATTTTCTCTTTATTTTCATCTTTGTTAATGTATTTGTTTTAAAAACAAATGCACAAATTGATACTGCCTTTTGGTTTGTTGCTCCTGAAGTATGGCAAGGGCATGATGATAGACCTATATACTTACGTTTTGCCTCTTTTGATAGTCCTGCCACCATAACAATATCTCAACCTGCTAATGCTCTCTTCCCTACTCAATCATTAAATCTAAATGCAAATGATGCTCAATCCATAGATTTAACCCCTTGGATAGATATGATTGAGAACAAGCCTGTTAATTCAGTTCTTAACTACGGATTATATATCAGCTCCACCACACCTGTGACTGCATACTACGAAGAGGCTTCTATTAACAATCCTGATTTGTTTTCTCTAAAAGGAAATAACGCTTTAGGAACAGAGTTTTACACCCCATTTCAAGACTTAGTAAATAGCTATTATACTGAAAGTAAAGCTGGCATAGATATCGTTGCTACTGAAGATAATACAGTTATTCAAATTACACCAACAAAAAGTTTGGTAGGCCACCCTGCTAATACAGAGTTTACCATAAATCTAAATAAAGGCCAGACTTATTCGCTACGATCTGCAAGTACGTTATCCTATCTACGACCTAGCGGAACATACATTTCAAGTAATAAACCTATTTCTGTTACAGTTAGCGATGATTCTATTTTAGGAAGCTCGTATTACGGGGGCTTGGCTTATGACTTATTAGGCGATCAGATTATCCCTATCAATAAGATGGGGCAAGAGTATATAGCTATTAAGGGTCAATTAAATTCTGATGATAAAATTTATATTACAGCTTCAGAAGACAATACAGATATTTTTTCTGGCACAACACTTGTTGATAATATTGATGCTGGCGAAACTTATGAATTAAGCTTGTCTAATAGTTCCATCTATTTTTCTGCATCTAAACCTGTCATTGCCTTACACATGACAGGCTATGGCTCTGAAGTATGTGGAGCTATCCTACCGACTATCAATTGTACTGGCTCTCAAGACGTTTCGTTTATACGTTCAGGGGACAACCCCTTTTTCAAACTAAATTTATTAGTTAAATCAGGTGGAGAAGGTAATTTTTCATTTAACGGAAATACTAACCTTATTACTTCTTCTGATTTTAATAATGTTCCCAACACTGGTGGAGAATGGAAGTTTGCTTCTATTTCCGATCCTACTTTCGTACAGATTTTACAAAACTCTAACATTACAAACAGCTCTGATTATTTTCATGTTGGTATAATCATGGGTCGAACATCCTCTAGCAGATACGGTTACTTTAGTAATTTTAATACGTTCAAACACGAAATCACAACATCGTCAGAATCGTATTGTGATGGCGAATCTATTGTTCTTAGCGGTGAATCATTACCTAATGTTAATTATATATGGGAAGGACCCAATGGATTTAGTGCAAGCGGAAACAATTACGACTTGGGAAGTGTTTCATTGATTGATAGTGGCGCTTATATATTGACTGGTGACATCGGTGAATGTGAAGTTCGTTCTGACACACTTAATCTCTTTATTATTCCTAAAGATGATGCGTCTTTTACTATTTCAAATTTCTGCCAAGATTCTACAAACACAGCTATAGTCACAGGATTAGAAAACGGAACATTTACCCTACTAAACTCGACCGATGGCGCTATAATAAATCCTGTTAATGGCGAATTATCAAATACTACAACAGGAATTAGCTATCAAGTTATGTATAAAACTAATGGAGCTTGTCCAGACTCTCTAACTCAAAATGTAGAAGCTCTTGACTATGATGATGCTTCTTTTACAATTGACGATTTTTGCTTTGGAGAAAATAATATTGCCGAAATTTCTGGAGTTACTGGAGGTCATTTCTCATTAAGTGTTAACCCCAATGGCGCATATATCGACAGTACTAACGGCGAGATTAGCAATACAACACCAGAAAGTATATACACAGTACAATATAACACATTAGGAAGCCTATCATCATGTCCAAATTATAGTCAACAAATTGTAGAAGTTTTTCCAATTCCTAACAACCCCAATACCATAACTTCTTACGACTACTGCATAGGAGAACAAGCACTTCCTATATCAATTTTACCTTCTGATTTTAACTCCAGTATTCAATGGTATAGCGATTCTAGCTTAACATCACTCATAATACAATCGGACACCTATCAAATCCCTTCTAACTTAGGAACAACAACTGTATTTGTAACAGAAACATCTGTAAACAATTGTCAAAGTACACCCACTTTAATTTCACAAAACACATACCCTCTACCAACTATCTTCGCTGGTAATGACATCGAATTATGTTATGGAGAAAATGTTACTCTAAACGGAAGTGGCGGAATAAATTACATATGGAACAATGGCATACAAAATAATGTTTCTTTTGTGCCAGACGTGGGTCTTAATGAATACATTGTGACGGCTAATAACAACTTTAATTGTTTTGATAGTGATACTATAGAAGTTTTAATTAACCCTAATCCAATACCCTATGCTGGAATAGATGAAAATGTATGCGGATTAGAGTATCAACTACAAGCCAATGATAATGGCAACTTAGGATATTGGTCAGCAACAGACGCTAATTTAGCATCGCCAAATTCAGCGTCAACAAACGTTTTAAATAATTTCTTTGGACTCAACACATTTGTTTGGCACGAAACAAACTCATTCGGTTGTGAATCAAGCTCATCTGTTAGTATAAGCTTTTTTGAAGAACCCAACGTTAATATTTTAGAAGATACTACTTTCGGTTGCGAAAATGAAATTGTAGAAGTTGAAGGGTATTCTTCAAACGCTACATCATACCTATGGAGTACAAGTGGATCAGGCACTTTTGAGAATACTGATCAATCTATTACAGAATACATTTATAGTAGTGAAGACATAGACAATCAGGAAATAACACTGTATCTCAGAAGCCAGCTAGGGGGATGTTATTGGTCAGACACTTCATTACTTATTTTGAATAAAATCCCTAGAGTAACTATTTCGAGTGATGAATTTTTATGCTATCCAGATAGTAGTATTTCTTTGAACATATCCTCATCTGGAAATAATCCCTTGTCATATAATTTGAATTTAAATAATCAGCTGTATTCTAGCTTTTCAAATCTTTCCTCTGGAGAGGATTCAATATCAATTTCAGGTTTAGGGTTTTATCAAATCACGAATCTAAAAGATGCTTTTTGCGAGGGTGAAAACTCAGGAGAATTTAACCTCATTTTAAAAAATCGACCACTAGCCAAATTTAGCTTATACCCAAGAGAAACATCTATATCTGAACCAACTGTTTATGTCAATGATCAATCATTGTTTGCTAATTACTACGAATGGTCATTTGGCGATAGTTCTAATCTTTCTTTTGAAATGGATACATACCATGAATATCAGGAAGCTGGAATATTTGAAATAACACTACATGTAGAAAACGAATTTGGATGCAAAGACAGTATAAGTAACAAAGTCATTATTAATCCTGAATTTGAGTTATTCATACCTAATGCATTTACTCCAGACGGAGACAATATTAATGACTCATTTTTATGCAAAGGTTATGGAATTGACAGCTTTTCCATTTCCATACTAAACCGTTGGGGACAAATAGTTTTTTCATCAAACGACATCAACACACAATGGGATGGTGAAAATGCCATAAATGGCGTATATGCGTACAGAATTGAGGTTATTGATCTGATAGGAAAATTACATTTCTTTGAAGGAGAAGTTAGTATGCTTCGCTAA